A single Lolium perenne isolate Kyuss_39 chromosome 6, Kyuss_2.0, whole genome shotgun sequence DNA region contains:
- the LOC127310693 gene encoding UDP-glucose flavonoid 3-O-glucosyltransferase 7-like, translating into MATHHERQQQQPLHILFLPFFAPGHLLPAADVAAVFAARGARCTILTTPVNAGIIRPAVDRANDACTLHGTGSPTIDIALMPFPDVGLPPGVENYMALTTLQVDCRAKFVRAVQLVQEPFHRFLAANRLDAVVSDSFFSWSVDAAAEHGVPRLVFTGTSVFARSCNESMLRNNPLQTTTTSEDDLEALVALPRLPHRVKLRRSQMMDPRKQPGAWAFYQSNNAADQRSFGEVFNSFHELEPDYVEHFQTTLGRRAFLVGPVALATKDMAASGANVNAEVNKDSCLRWLDTKPARSVVYVSFGTATRFSPAELREISRGLDLSGKNFVWAMSAGESTESSEWMPEGFAELTANVDDSRGFIIRGWAPQTLILNHPALGGFVTHCGWNSVMEAVSAGVPMVTWLRYADQFLCG; encoded by the coding sequence ATGGCTACGCACCATgagcggcagcagcagcaaccgCTGCACATCCTCTTCCTCCCTTTCTTCGCGCCAGGGCACCTCCTTCCGGCCGCTGACGTGGCCGCGGTTTTCGCCGCCCGTGGCGCGAGGTGCACCATCCTCACCACGCCCGTCAACGCCGGCATCATCCGCCCGGCCGTCGACCGTGCCAACGACGCCTGTACTCTCCACGGCACCGGCTCCCCAACAATCGATATCGCCCTGATGCCGTTCCCCGACGTGGGGCTCCCGCCGGGCGTCGAGAACTACATGGCCCTTACCACGCTCCAGGTAGACTGCCGCGCCAAGTTCGTGCGAGCGGTGCAGCTGGTCCAAGAACCATTCCACCGCTTCCTGGCCGCCAACCGCCTCGACGCTGTCGTGTCCGACAGCTTCTTCAGTTGGTCCGTGGACGCCGCCGCGGAGCACGGCGTCCCGCGGCTCGTGTTCACTGGCACCAGCGTGTTCGCGCGGTCCTGCAACGAGAGCATGCTGCGCAACAACCCGTTGCAGACGACGACGACAAGTGAGGACGATCTTGAAGCTCTCGTTGCGCTCCCGAGGCTGCCGCACCGCGTCAAGCTGCGGCGGAGCCAGATGATGGACCCCCGGAAGCAGCCGGGGGCGTGGGCGTTCTACCAGAGCAACAACGCCGCCGACCAGAGGAGCTTCGGCGAGGTGTTCAACAGCTTCCACGAGCTGGAGCCGGACTACGTGGAGCACTTCCAGACGACGCTCGGCCGCCGCGCGTTTCTCGTGGGGCCGGTCGCCCTCGCCACCAAGGACATGGCTGCCAGCGGCGCCAACGTCAACGCCGAGGTTAACAAGGACAGCTGTCTGCGGTGGCTAGACACGAAGCCTGCCCGCTCAGTGGTGTACGTCTCCTTTGGCACGGCAACACGTTTCTCGCCGGCGGAGCTGCGCGAGATATCCCGTGGCCTCGACCTCTCAGGCAAGAACTTCGTGTGGGCCATGAGTGCCGGCGAAAGCACCGAATCATCAGAGTGGATGCCTGAAGGTTTCGCCGAGCTGACGGCAAACGTCGATGACAGCCGCGGCTTCATCATCCGGGGCTGGGCGCCGCAGACGCTCATCCTGAACCACCCTGCCCTCGGCGGGTTCGTGACGCATTGTGGCTGGAACTCTGTGATGGAGGCCGTGAGCGCCGGTGTACCGATGGTGACATGGCTGCGGTACGCCGACCAGTTCTTGTGCGGTTAG